A portion of the Polaribacter cellanae genome contains these proteins:
- a CDS encoding low molecular weight protein-tyrosine-phosphatase, with translation MKKVLMVCLGNICRSPLAQGILESKVNTAAVFVDAAGTAAYHVGNLPDERSIDVARKYGIDITNQRARKFTVKDFDTFDVIYAMDTSNYDNILSLARNVEDEQKVKMILNESQPNENNSVPDPYYGGNQGFENVYKMLDEACEVIADNL, from the coding sequence ATGAAAAAAGTACTTATGGTTTGTTTGGGGAATATTTGTCGTTCGCCATTAGCACAAGGTATTTTAGAATCTAAAGTAAATACAGCTGCAGTTTTTGTAGATGCTGCAGGAACAGCAGCATATCATGTTGGTAATCTGCCAGACGAACGTTCTATTGATGTTGCTCGTAAATACGGAATAGACATTACCAACCAACGAGCAAGAAAATTTACCGTAAAAGATTTCGATACTTTCGACGTTATTTATGCGATGGATACCAGTAATTACGATAATATTCTTTCATTAGCAAGAAATGTAGAAGACGAACAAAAAGTAAAAATGATTTTAAACGAATCGCAGCCTAACGAAAATAACTCTGTTCCAGACCCTTATTATGGAGGAAACCAAGGTTTCGAAAACGTGTATAAAATGTTAGATGAAGCTTGTGAGGTTATAGCTGATAATTTGTAA
- a CDS encoding SAM-dependent methyltransferase, whose product MIGKLYLIPTTLGDAVEPLEVMPLSVKKVIEEIDYYIVENEKSARRFIKKISPKKSQPSLHIMLLDKYAEELETTKYLDVCKEGINVGLLSEAGVPAIADPGASIVRLAHVKNIKVVPLVGPSSILMAMMSSGMNGQNFAFNGYIPIDKSERKRVIKDLEKLSKDKNQSQIFIETPYRNEKMFADLKATLAPTTNLCIAADITLPTEYIKTMSVRNWKHHTPDLHKKPAIFIIQK is encoded by the coding sequence ATGATTGGTAAACTCTATTTAATTCCCACAACTTTAGGAGATGCAGTAGAACCTTTAGAGGTAATGCCACTATCAGTAAAAAAGGTAATAGAAGAAATCGACTATTATATTGTTGAAAACGAAAAATCTGCAAGAAGATTTATCAAGAAAATTTCTCCAAAAAAATCGCAACCAAGTTTGCATATTATGTTGTTAGATAAATATGCAGAAGAATTAGAAACCACAAAATATTTAGATGTTTGTAAAGAGGGAATAAATGTTGGTTTACTTTCGGAGGCAGGAGTACCAGCAATTGCAGATCCTGGAGCAAGTATTGTAAGATTGGCACACGTAAAAAACATTAAAGTAGTTCCTTTAGTAGGGCCTTCTTCTATTTTAATGGCAATGATGAGCTCTGGAATGAATGGGCAAAACTTCGCATTTAATGGCTATATTCCTATTGATAAAAGCGAAAGAAAAAGAGTAATAAAAGATTTAGAAAAGCTTTCTAAAGATAAAAACCAGTCTCAAATATTTATTGAAACACCTTACAGAAACGAAAAAATGTTTGCAGATTTAAAAGCAACATTAGCGCCAACAACAAATTTGTGTATTGCTGCAGATATTACCTTACCAACAGAATATATAAAAACAATGTCTGTTCGAAACTGGAAACATCACACACCAGATTTACACAAAAAACCTGCTATTTTTATAATTCAGAAGTAA
- a CDS encoding peptidoglycan-binding protein LysM, whose translation MRSQNRKILFIKNKFILFGIVLIFINATTIDKKEVSKKEITETRIIAFPKLVDNSILYLPKDFMAFKEAVAFKESQGKYTVVNTLGYLGKYQFGRTTLERFRIYNTQAFLKNPELQEKAFVALCKVNKWILRKDIKRSVGKTINGIKITESGILAAAHLSGAGNVKKFLRSGGTECFSDAYGATIQSYLRKFGGYNVSSIIADKKARV comes from the coding sequence TTGCGCTCGCAAAACAGAAAGATATTATTTATCAAAAATAAATTCATTTTATTCGGTATTGTTTTAATTTTTATCAATGCAACAACTATTGATAAAAAAGAGGTTTCAAAAAAGGAAATCACAGAAACAAGAATAATTGCTTTTCCTAAGCTTGTAGATAATTCGATTCTATACCTTCCTAAAGATTTTATGGCATTTAAAGAAGCAGTTGCTTTTAAAGAATCGCAAGGAAAATACACTGTTGTAAACACTTTAGGATATTTAGGAAAATACCAATTTGGACGCACCACTTTAGAGCGTTTTAGAATTTACAACACACAAGCTTTTTTAAAAAATCCTGAGTTACAAGAAAAAGCGTTTGTTGCTTTATGTAAGGTAAACAAATGGATTTTAAGAAAAGACATTAAACGTTCGGTTGGAAAAACTATTAATGGTATTAAAATTACAGAGTCTGGCATTTTAGCAGCTGCTCATTTAAGTGGTGCTGGAAATGTAAAAAAATTCTTAAGAAGTGGAGGAACAGAATGTTTTTCTGATGCTTATGGGGCAACCATTCAATCTTACTTGAGAAAATTTGGAGGCTATAATGTTTCTAGTATTATTGCAGATAAAAAAGCGAGAGTTTAA
- a CDS encoding DUF2279 domain-containing protein, with translation MIFKIEKHCLCLVLLFCSTTGFSQNSTFLKKSDTLNKQRRNAIIITESVLAVGSLMALNELWYKDYERSSFHFTNDNAEWKQMDKVGHFMTSYYVGKVGMEVLDWAGVSKKNQLIYGATYGFTFLTAVEILDGFSKEWGASAGDLLANAAGTGLLIGQELLWNEQRIIVKYSFNQTEFAKQRPNTLGKNYLQQALKDYNGQTYWLSANIWSFNKESSFPKWLNVAFGYGANGMLYGETKPSNPFPQEPYRQFYLSLDLDLTKIKTKSKFLQSIFSVVNFIKIPAPTLEINTKGQIKFHYLYF, from the coding sequence ATGATTTTTAAAATTGAAAAACACTGTCTTTGCCTTGTATTGCTCTTCTGCTCTACTACTGGATTTTCTCAAAATTCTACCTTTCTAAAAAAATCTGACACCTTAAATAAACAAAGAAGAAATGCCATAATTATTACAGAGAGTGTTTTAGCAGTTGGTTCTTTAATGGCATTAAACGAACTTTGGTATAAAGATTACGAACGTTCGAGTTTTCATTTTACAAACGACAATGCAGAATGGAAGCAAATGGATAAAGTCGGGCATTTTATGACTTCTTATTATGTTGGAAAAGTAGGAATGGAAGTGTTAGATTGGGCTGGTGTTTCTAAGAAAAATCAACTTATTTATGGTGCTACTTACGGATTTACGTTTCTTACAGCCGTAGAAATTTTAGATGGCTTTTCAAAAGAATGGGGCGCTTCTGCTGGTGATCTTTTGGCAAATGCAGCAGGAACAGGTTTGTTAATTGGGCAAGAATTACTTTGGAACGAACAGCGAATTATCGTAAAATACTCTTTCAATCAAACTGAATTCGCAAAACAACGTCCAAACACGTTAGGAAAAAATTATTTACAACAGGCTTTAAAAGATTATAATGGGCAAACTTATTGGCTTTCTGCCAATATTTGGTCTTTTAACAAAGAAAGTTCGTTTCCTAAATGGTTAAATGTTGCTTTTGGTTATGGTGCAAATGGCATGTTATATGGAGAAACAAAACCATCAAACCCTTTTCCACAAGAACCTTACAGACAATTTTATTTAAGTTTAGACTTAGATTTAACAAAAATTAAGACAAAATCGAAATTCTTACAATCTATCTTTTCTGTTGTCAATTTCATAAAAATTCCTGCTCCAACCCTAGAGATTAACACCAAAGGTCAAATAAAATTTCATTATCTATATTTTTAA